The Sulfurimonas sp. genome includes the window GCAGAAATCACTTCGTGGCCTGCAAAAGATGAGGAGAAATAGTAATGGCATTTGATAAAATGGAATTAATCGATATAGAAGTATGGGATGGTAACTTTGCAGCGGCACAAGCACTAAGACAGTGTCAAGTAGATGTTGTTGCAGCTTACCCTATTACTCCATCAACTCCTATAGTTGAAGGTTATGCAAAATTCAAGTCTGATAACTATATTGAGGGTGAATTTGTAATGGTTGAGTCTGAGCATGCAGCTATGTCCGCATGTATTGGTGCTTCTGCGGCTGGTGGTCGTGTTGCAACTGCTACGTCTTCTCAAGGTCTCGCTCTTATGGTAGAAACACTTTACCAAGCATCTGGTATGCGTTTACCAATAGTTCTTAACCTTGTAAATCGTGCATTAGCTGCACCACTAAATGTTAATGGTGATCACTCTGACATGTATTTATCTCGTGATTCTGGTTGGATACAATTAGGTGCCTTTTCTCCACAAGAAGCTTATGACTTAAACTTCGTTGCTTTTAAAGTTTCTGAAGACCATGACATTAGACTTCCATCAGTTGTAAATCAAGATGGTTTTATGACATCTCATACAGCTCAGGGTGTAAAAACTATGGATGATGACACAGCATTTAATTTTGTTGGTACTTATAAACCGATGAATGATATGCTTGACTTTGAACATCCTGTAACTCATGGTGTACAAACTGAAGAAGATTGGCACTTTGAGCATAAAGCTCGTCAACATAATGACCTTATGACAAAAGTAAGCCCTAAAATTGATGAAGTATTTGCAGATTTTGCAAAGCTTACTGGTCGTCAATATAACCAAGTTGAGTGTTATGATATGGATGACGCAGATGTAGCAGTATTTTGTTTAGGTACTTCAGTTGAAACAGCTCGTGAAGTTGCAACTGAGATGAGGGCAAAAGGCATTAAAGCTGGTGTTGTTGGTCTTCGTGTAATTCGTCCTTTCCCATTTATGGCAGTAAGAGCGGCACTTAAAGATATAAAAGCAGTAGCAGTTCTTGACCGTTCATCTCCAAATGGTGCAGCAGGAGCAATGTTTAATGAGGTTGCTGGTTCGTTGATAAATACAGATTCAAATGTATTACTTTCTGGATATGTTTATGGTCTAGGTGGTCGTGATTTAACTAAGAAACATTTGGTAGATCTTTATACTGAGCTTCAAGCAAATGCAGATGCTGGTAAAATAACTACTCAACAACAACAGTTTATCGGTGTTCGTGGACCGAAACTAGCATACTTATAAGGAGAAGAAAATGAGTGAAATGAAAAAAATTAAAAATTTAAAAGAGTTCTCAACTTCTGCTGATAGATTTGAAGGTGCAAACCTTTTATGTCCAGGTTGTGCTCACTCTATTATCGTTCGTGAAGTTTTAAATGCAACAAATGATGATTTAGTATTAGCTGCGTCAACTGGCTGTCTAGAAGTTTGTACAGCTGTTTATCCATATACATCTTGGGATGCTTCTTGGATTCATATCGGTTTTGAAAATAGTTCTACTGCTGTTTCAGGTGCAGAAGCAATGTATAATGCACTTAAAACAAAAGGTCGTTTAAAGCAACCAGATCGTAAACCTAAGTTTGTAGCTTTTGGTGGAGATGGTTCATCTTACGATATTGGTTTTCAGTGGATTTCTGGTTGTATGGAAAGAAATCATAATATGATGTATGTTGTTCTTGATAATGAAGTATATGCAAACACAGGTGGTCAGCGTTCAAGTTCGACTCCTATTGGTTCATCTGCTACAACTTCACCTGCTGGCTCAATCTCTTATGGTGAAAAAAGAAATAAAAAAGATATGTTAGGTATCATGGCAGCACATAATATTCCGTATGCAGCACAAGTTTCTCCAAATAAATGGAAAGATATGATTAAAAAAATCCAAAAAGGTTTTGCAACAGAGGGTGCGACATTTATAAATGCTGTTTCTCCTTGTACAACTGAGTGGAAATTTGATCCTAAAGATACTATGCATTTAGCTGATTTATCAACAGATTCATTAGTATTCCCACTTTATGAAGTGATTCAAGGTAAAGAGTGGAATATCACTTATAGACCTAAAAATGTTGTGCCTGTTGAAGAGTATTTAGCAGCGCAAGGGCGTTTCAAGCACCTTTTTA containing:
- a CDS encoding 2-oxoacid:ferredoxin oxidoreductase subunit alpha, with translation MAFDKMELIDIEVWDGNFAAAQALRQCQVDVVAAYPITPSTPIVEGYAKFKSDNYIEGEFVMVESEHAAMSACIGASAAGGRVATATSSQGLALMVETLYQASGMRLPIVLNLVNRALAAPLNVNGDHSDMYLSRDSGWIQLGAFSPQEAYDLNFVAFKVSEDHDIRLPSVVNQDGFMTSHTAQGVKTMDDDTAFNFVGTYKPMNDMLDFEHPVTHGVQTEEDWHFEHKARQHNDLMTKVSPKIDEVFADFAKLTGRQYNQVECYDMDDADVAVFCLGTSVETAREVATEMRAKGIKAGVVGLRVIRPFPFMAVRAALKDIKAVAVLDRSSPNGAAGAMFNEVAGSLINTDSNVLLSGYVYGLGGRDLTKKHLVDLYTELQANADAGKITTQQQQFIGVRGPKLAYL
- a CDS encoding thiamine pyrophosphate-dependent enzyme, with amino-acid sequence MSEMKKIKNLKEFSTSADRFEGANLLCPGCAHSIIVREVLNATNDDLVLAASTGCLEVCTAVYPYTSWDASWIHIGFENSSTAVSGAEAMYNALKTKGRLKQPDRKPKFVAFGGDGSSYDIGFQWISGCMERNHNMMYVVLDNEVYANTGGQRSSSTPIGSSATTSPAGSISYGEKRNKKDMLGIMAAHNIPYAAQVSPNKWKDMIKKIQKGFATEGATFINAVSPCTTEWKFDPKDTMHLADLSTDSLVFPLYEVIQGKEWNITYRPKNVVPVEEYLAAQGRFKHLFKDEYKYLIKEWQERVDANWAYLQRREEAKV